One stretch of Thermococcus sp. 21S9 DNA includes these proteins:
- the cydB gene encoding cytochrome d ubiquinol oxidase subunit II — MDYATAWFYFSAFLLGMYLAFDGFDLGIGTLLAFIKNQRDRDVLVNTIAPVWDGNEVWFITWGAGLFAMWPALYATLFSTFYLAVWLLAFLFIFRAVGFEFRNKNKDLWDKLFALVSALIPLVIGVIVGNLVMGIPIDAKGFHGSLLTLFRPYPLIVGLFVLFAVTWHGANWGAYKTTGKLQETMRKYAFTFWVLTVVFLLLTVIGMKIWAPLRFERLMTPLGLFLTVVILVAGLLDGYLIKKGVDKLAFYISWLAFPLVVGLIYYTMYPYWVISTTDPNFKLSIHDLAASPLTLQAVLGVSVILAVIIMTYTLYVYKMFGGKVTEAEGYY; from the coding sequence ATGGACTACGCGACTGCCTGGTTTTACTTTTCCGCCTTCCTCCTCGGAATGTACCTGGCGTTTGACGGCTTCGACCTTGGAATAGGAACGCTCCTCGCGTTCATTAAGAACCAGAGGGACAGGGACGTCCTCGTTAACACCATCGCGCCGGTCTGGGATGGCAACGAGGTCTGGTTCATCACCTGGGGTGCCGGTCTGTTCGCGATGTGGCCAGCGCTCTACGCGACGCTCTTCAGCACGTTCTACCTCGCGGTCTGGTTGCTCGCGTTCCTGTTCATATTCAGAGCTGTCGGCTTCGAGTTCAGGAACAAGAACAAGGACCTCTGGGATAAGCTCTTCGCCCTCGTCAGCGCGTTAATCCCGCTCGTCATCGGCGTCATAGTCGGCAACCTCGTCATGGGAATCCCCATCGACGCCAAGGGCTTCCACGGCTCACTGCTGACGCTCTTCAGGCCGTACCCGCTCATAGTCGGCCTCTTCGTGCTCTTCGCCGTGACCTGGCACGGGGCCAACTGGGGCGCCTACAAGACCACCGGAAAGCTCCAGGAGACCATGAGGAAGTACGCCTTCACATTCTGGGTGCTTACAGTGGTCTTCCTGCTCCTGACGGTAATCGGCATGAAAATCTGGGCCCCGCTGAGGTTCGAGAGGCTCATGACCCCGCTCGGCCTCTTCCTGACGGTCGTAATCCTCGTCGCGGGACTGCTCGACGGCTACCTCATCAAGAAGGGCGTCGACAAGCTGGCATTCTACATCAGCTGGCTGGCCTTCCCGCTGGTCGTCGGCCTAATCTACTACACGATGTACCCGTACTGGGTCATCTCGACCACCGACCCGAACTTCAAGCTCAGCATACACGACCTCGCGGCGTCGCCACTGACGCTCCAGGCGGTCCTTGGAGTCTCAGTAATCCTGGCAGTAATCATCATGACCTACACCCTCTACGTCTACAAGATGTTCGGCGGGAAGGTCACCGAGGCGGAGGGCTACTATTAG
- a CDS encoding cytochrome ubiquinol oxidase subunit I: MDPVLLSRIQFALTAGYHWIFVPASIGMAFMVFLLWTMAAITNEEQWHKAAKFFTKWLGVFFVLGVPTGIVMEFEFGANWANYSVFVGSIFGPPLMLEGLFAFALESTFLGVLLFGMDRLPRAITWISSFFVFIGSSLSGLWILIANSWQQTPTAYIIKDTPLGPRAELTDFMKAVFNPLLVSQYTHTINSAILTGAYIVVAVSAYYLLKKRHVQVARSALALGIVVLAISSVIQLYPTGHEEGMVIAKYQPTKLAADEGLFHTEKGAPMVVFGIVDEKNQQVKYAIEIPKLLSWLAFGDWNAQVLGLHDAARYVWYEQVLNNPNYENEQVKKQVIDSLMQAYGINPNDPQANEKMVKVLEDALPVAFMFYAYRVMVGLGTLFIAIGGLGVLLLLLGKLYDARWFLKVLVVTVPLPWLAGEAGWFTHEVGRQPWMVWGMVTDKTGASANVSATSVLITLIAFVVVYSILFYIWLHFVRKLIREGPEPVEGDVTAKPVPAVSTAGGGQ, translated from the coding sequence ATGGACCCGGTACTGCTGTCGAGAATACAGTTCGCCCTGACCGCGGGTTACCACTGGATTTTCGTGCCCGCGAGCATAGGAATGGCCTTCATGGTCTTCCTGCTCTGGACCATGGCGGCTATAACCAACGAGGAGCAGTGGCACAAGGCGGCGAAGTTCTTCACCAAGTGGCTGGGAGTGTTCTTCGTCCTCGGCGTCCCAACGGGAATCGTCATGGAGTTCGAGTTCGGTGCAAACTGGGCCAACTACTCGGTTTTCGTCGGCTCAATCTTCGGTCCTCCACTGATGCTTGAGGGTCTCTTTGCCTTCGCCCTCGAGTCGACGTTCCTCGGCGTGCTTCTCTTCGGTATGGACAGGCTCCCAAGGGCCATAACCTGGATTTCATCGTTCTTCGTGTTCATCGGTTCGAGCCTTTCTGGACTCTGGATTCTCATCGCCAACAGCTGGCAACAGACACCGACAGCCTACATCATCAAGGACACACCCCTCGGCCCGAGGGCTGAGCTGACCGACTTCATGAAGGCCGTCTTCAACCCGCTCCTGGTTAGCCAGTACACCCACACCATAAACTCCGCAATCCTCACCGGTGCCTACATAGTCGTCGCGGTCAGCGCCTACTACCTGCTCAAGAAGAGGCACGTCCAGGTCGCGAGGAGCGCACTCGCCCTCGGCATAGTAGTTCTCGCGATAAGCTCGGTAATCCAGCTCTATCCGACCGGCCACGAGGAAGGCATGGTCATAGCCAAGTACCAGCCGACGAAGCTTGCCGCCGACGAGGGCCTCTTCCACACCGAGAAGGGTGCGCCGATGGTGGTCTTCGGAATCGTTGACGAGAAGAACCAGCAGGTCAAGTACGCCATCGAGATTCCCAAACTGCTGAGCTGGCTTGCCTTCGGTGACTGGAACGCGCAGGTGCTCGGCCTCCACGACGCGGCAAGGTACGTCTGGTACGAACAGGTTCTCAACAACCCCAACTACGAGAACGAACAGGTCAAGAAGCAGGTCATAGACAGCCTCATGCAGGCCTACGGTATAAACCCCAACGACCCCCAGGCCAACGAGAAGATGGTCAAGGTCCTTGAGGACGCCCTGCCGGTGGCCTTCATGTTCTACGCCTACCGCGTCATGGTCGGCCTTGGAACGCTCTTCATAGCCATCGGCGGTCTCGGAGTGCTCCTCCTCCTGCTCGGCAAGCTCTACGACGCTCGCTGGTTCCTCAAGGTGCTCGTCGTTACCGTTCCGCTTCCGTGGCTCGCGGGCGAGGCCGGCTGGTTCACCCACGAGGTCGGAAGACAGCCGTGGATGGTCTGGGGAATGGTCACCGACAAGACCGGTGCCTCCGCCAACGTTTCAGCAACAAGCGTGCTGATTACGCTGATAGCGTTCGTCGTCGTGTACAGCATACTGTTCTACATCTGGCTCCACTTCGTCAGGAAGCTCATCAGGGAGGGTCCCGAGCCGGTTGAGGGTGACGTCACCGCGAAGCCGGTCCCCGCCGTTAGCACCGCGGGAGGTGGTCAGTGA